A window of the Lepisosteus oculatus isolate fLepOcu1 chromosome 14, fLepOcu1.hap2, whole genome shotgun sequence genome harbors these coding sequences:
- the LOC138242523 gene encoding scavenger receptor cysteine-rich type 1 protein M130-like encodes MESCLSIFSLAVLVLHSSATHRGVRLVGGSDLCSGRLEVQHGETWGSVCDSDFDWQDAEVVCRELDCGVPSQVLKGAHFGKGEGQVWTEEFQCRGSESHLSFCPKSSTKTQSCTHENDVGLECFGYTGFRLVNGSDSCSGRVELQWLFRDWGTVCDLYWDLTDASVLCQQLGCGEAVAAPGQAWFGQGSGPVWADVFECRGNESHLSHCAVSTWGRAVCSHGQDAGVICSGENWLSLRLVGAGGDCAGRLEVYHNGSWGTVCDDSWDLADSQVVCRQLQCGTALSAPVPASFSQGTGPIWLDEVGCLGNESSLWECPSAGWGRHDCGHKEDVRILCSDHTLLRLSAGCSGQAEVYYNGTWGSICANSMTDTTAALVCKQLGCGDKGTVRETNSRLSPDPRWLDFVSCRKHDSTLWQCPSSPWGQNDCTDREVAYITCSVPLALRLAGDTNCSGRVELRYEGSWGTVCDDSWDLQDAQVVCRQLGCGDAVSAAIEASFGPGIGTIWLDEVNCTGSELHLWDCCHSGLNQSDCRHKEDAGVTCTGRTRTTPQTQPLGGLSASPLVLLLLGALLFVVLALLVGQLIQNRNLRKALSKGALAPYHDAVYEEIEYKLAREGTYSAPRRGRFLSDELPSGYDDVEDSEGDPVPGEGRLSKGAQCGSEEVFSSVLTLTSNHADI; translated from the exons CTCATCGAGGGGTCAGGCTGGTTGGAGGCAGTGATCTCTGCTCTGGGAGACTGGAAGTGCAGCACGGAGAGACCTGGGGCTCAGTGTGTGACTCTGACTTCGACTGGCAGGACGCAGAAGTTGTCTGTCGAGAGCTGGACTGTGGGGTTCCCTCACAGGTGCTGAAGGGGGCTCATTTCGGGAAGGGGGAGGGACAGGTCTGGACAGAGGAGTTTCAGTGCCGGGGAAGTGAATCGCACCTGTCCTTCTGTCCAAAGTCCTCCACAAAGACACAGAGCTGCACCCATGAGAACGATGTGGGACTGGAGTGTTTTG GATACACAGGGTTCAGGCTGGTGAATGGCTCTGACTCCTGCTCTGGCCGAGTGGAGTTACAGTGGCTCTTCAGggactgggggacagtgtgtgacctgtACTGGGACCTGACAGACGCCAGTgttctctgccagcagctgggctgtggggaggctGTAGCAGCACCAGGACAGGCCTGGTTTGGACAGGGCAGTGGACCAGTATGGGCTGATGTGTTTGAGTGCCGGGGCAATGAGAGCCATCTCTCACACTGTGCTGTCTCTACATGGGGGAGAGCAGTGTGCTCTCATGGACAGGACGCAGGAGTCATCTGCTCTGGTGAGAATTGG CTGTCCCTCAGGCTGGTTGGTGCAGGAGGTGACTGTGCTGGGAGGCTGGAGGTATATCACAATGGttcctgggggacagtctgcgatgactcctgggacctggcaGACTCTCAGGTGGTGTGCAGACAGCTCCAGTGTGGGACTGCCCTCAGTGCCCCAGTTCCGGCCTCCTTCAGCCAGGGAACTGGacccatctggctggacgaggtgggCTGTCTGGGGAACGAGTCGTCTCTGTGGGAGTGTCCCTCAGCAGGGTGGGGACGGCATGACTGTGGACACAAGGAGGATGTGAGAATCCTGTGTTCAG ATCACACTCTCCTGAGACTGTCTGCAGGCTGTTCAGGACAGGCAGAGGTTTACTACAATGGCACCTGGGGCAGCATCTGTGCCAACAGCATGACAGACACTACAGCTGCACTGGTCTGtaaacagctgggctgtggagacaAGGGCACCGTCAGAGAGACAAACTCCAGGCTGAGCCCTGATCCCAGATGGCTGGACTTTGTCTCCTGTCGCAAACACGACTCCACCCTGTGGCAGTGTCCCTCCTCCCCCTGGGGTCAGAATGACTGCACAGACCGAGAAGTGGCTTATATCACCTGCTCAG TCCCACTGGCTCTGCGCCTGGCAGGAGACACTAACTGCTCAGGCAGGGTGGAGCTGCGGTACGAgggctcctgggggacagtctgtgacgactcctgggacctgcaggatgcccaggtggtctgcagacagctgggctgtggagacgCAGTGAGTGCAGCAATAGAGGCCTCATTCGGACCAGGGATTGGCaccatctggctggacgaggtgaaCTGCACAGGCAGTGAACTTCACCTGTGGGACTGCTGTCACTCTGGACTGAATCAGAGCGACTGTCGACACAAGGAGGATGCAGGGGTAACCTGTACAG gCAGAACCAGGACAACACCCCAGACACAGCCACTGGGAGGCCTGTCTGCCTCGCCCCtggtcctcctgctgctgggggCTCTGCTCTTCGTGGTGCTGGCCCTGTTAGTGGGGCAGCTGATCCAGAACAGGAATCTGAGGAAAG CCCTATCTAAGGGAGCACTCGCCCCCTATCATGATGCCGTCTACGAGGAAATAGAGTACAAACTGGCCAGAGAGGGAACCTACAGCGCCCCCAGGAGAG ggagattcCTCTCTGATGAGCTGCCCTCTGGATATGATGATgtggaggacagtgagggagacccaGTACCAGGTGAGGGGAGGTTAAGTAAGGGGGCTCAGTGTGGGAGTGAGGAGGTCTTCAGTTCAgtactcactctcacctcaaacCACGCTGACATTTAG